In one Diabrotica virgifera virgifera chromosome 7, PGI_DIABVI_V3a genomic region, the following are encoded:
- the LOC126888447 gene encoding uncharacterized protein LOC126888447 isoform X17: protein MKLKILISSFLLVGISQAALLGRQGILAQTANKLGLGNIISVNADAEANLLGNKVGVDGAVGIGGQGIGAHLSGDADVLGQKVNVHGDVLDGHAIDQHNHEVFRDNRGRQYTLQRQYIGSNSVLVRKYLDNGQIYVDGADQDNVLQHSQSGRVVISGNSGSNGGYMQQGGLLINRVPNINVIATSRDRDATVRIPLTGHLPNGIVELDPGFSGPWGNMKLDPGFAGPWRNMLLNIKRVSPLEWQEWLLEQKQRNRNLDLTLIEQWINQQHLLLKVDTAVIEGWIMQQQKSNPNFLYNWIINHQVPNLLGNMRLPGYIPDMRTWDGKMRLPTEQKVTPQVWQQWVIQQKQTNNVDLSAIENWIQQQQKTLNLNADSLEGWIMQQQQSNPSFLYNWTVKKQVPNLSVDFGKNILDQLKNGADKTVEVVNGVLRLPTSTNTDSVIPVDENGNIVLGGRPRDSSVVLDFGKNVLDQVKNGDDKTVEVINDVLTRPTSRDRDASVVLGGNDRPVLVDRPTFDLPTSRDRDATVVIGGNDRPILDLPTSRDRDATVVIGGNDRPLLDRPTSRDRDATVVLGGNERPVVLDRPTFDLPTSRDRDATVVIGGNDRPLLDRPTSRDRDATVVLGGNDRPVVLDRPTFDLPTSRDRDATVVVGGNDRPLLDLPTSRDRDATVVARGNDRPVVLERPTFDLPTSRDRDATVVIGGNDRPLLDLPTSRDRDATVVIGGNDRPLLDRPTSRDRDATVVLGGNDRPVVLDRPTFDLPTSRDRDATVVVGGNDRPLLDLPTSRDRDATVVIGGNDRPLLDRPTSRDRDATVVLGGNDRPVVLDRPTFDLPTSRDRDATVVVGGNDRPLLDLPTSRDRDATVVIGGNDRPLLDRPTSRDRDATVVLGGNDRPVLDRPTSRDRDATVVLGGNDRPVLDRPTSRDRDATVVLGGNDRPVVLDRPTFDLPTSRDRDATVVIGGNDRPLLDRPTSRDRDATVVLGGNDRPVLDRPTSRDRDATVVLGGNDRPVVLDRPTFDLPTSRDRDATVVVGGNDRPLLDLPTSRDRDATVVLGGNDTPVLDRPTSRDRDATVVLGGNDRPVVLDRPTFDLPTSRDRDATVVIGGNDRPLLDLPTSRDRDATVVLGGNDRPVVLDRPTFDLPTSRDRDATVVISGNDRPLFERPTSRDRDASVVLDLGKNVLNNIKNGADKTVQVVDNVLNHATSRDRDSSVVIELPVSKDRDSSVILNGRTLPTTNIEIDPGFAGPLRNILSIKKVQPVDWQKWLIQQKQKNNIDITVIENWINNQHEVLKLDQSIIEAWIMQQQNSNPSFLYNWMIRKQIPNMLNENGPMVESPLNGKGPMMEPTGKLNVEKATPEVWQRWVIQQKQQNNVDLNVIENWINQQHQVLKQDVGDLEGWIIQQQRMNPSFLYNWIIRKEVPQISSQWFVQSKEVEEPEVSQLYVNGQMVESVEPSVWQQWLIAQKQKYNIDISVIENWINQQHQQMKLDVGYLEGWIMQQQNANANFLVNWIIKRQVPSFSYQWKMVRMVSQPQNSGTFHVWINNRSVEKVSPEVWKQWVSEQQRNGMDMSLVERNINQWHESLKVDLAYLEAWVMQEQQADSKFLYRWTVERKIPAISYKWKMESQRVQPVVTSSSSHTYTWKVQKQTQQ, encoded by the exons aGACAACAGAGGCCGTCAATACACCCTTCAACGTCAGTACATCGGTTCCAACTCCGTCTTGGTCAGAAAATACTTGGACAATGGACAAATTTACGTCGATGGTGCAGACCAAGATAATGTATTGCAACATTCTCAGTCCGGTAGGGTTGTAATTAGCGGAAACAGTGGCTCCAATGGTGGATATATGCAACAAGGAGGACTCCTTATTAATCGAGTACCAAATATAAATGTTATTGCTACATCTAGAGATAGGGACGCAACAGTTCGTATACCACTTACAGGTCATTTACCAAATGGTATTGTAGAACTAGATCCCGGTTTCTCTGGACCATGGGGAAATATGAAACTAGATCCCGGTTTCGCAGGTCCATGGAGAAATATGCTTTTGAATATTAAGAGAGTATCACCTCTAGAGTGGCAAGAATGGCTGCTTGAACAAAAACAAAGGAACAGAAACCTTGATTTAACTCTTATTGAACAATGGATTAATCAACAACATTTATTATTGAAGGTAGACACTGCAGTTATAGAAGGATGGATCATGCAGCAACAAAAATCTAACCCTAACTTCTTGTATAACTGGATCATTAATCACCAGGTTCCTAATCTTTTAGGCAACATGAGGCTGCCAGGTTATATTCCAGACATGAGAACTTGGGACGGAAAAATGAGACTACCAACAGAGCAAAAAGTAACACCACAAGTTTGGCAACAGTGGGTAATTCAGCAAAAGCAAACGAACAACGTTGATTTATCTGCTATCGAAAACTGGATCCAGCAGCAACAAAAGACATTGAATCTGAATGCTGACTCTTTGGAGGGTTGGATTATGCAGCAACAACAGTCAAATCCTAGCTTTTTATACAACTGGACAGTCAAGAAACAGGTTCCTAACCTATCAGTTGACTTTGGTAAAAATATTCTAGATCAGCTTAAGAATGGCGCTGATAAGACAGTTGAAGTTGTTAATGGTGTTTTGAGACTTCCAACATCCACAAATACAGACTCAGTTATTCCAGTTGATGAGAATGGTAACATTGTTCTAGGCGGCCGTCCAAGAGACAGTTCTGTAGTGCTCGATTTTGGTAAAAATGTCTTAGATCAAGTAAAGAATGGTGATGATAAAACCGTCGAAGTTATCAACGATGTTTTAACACGCCCAACATCCAGAGATAGAGACGCATCTGTAGTCCTTGGAGGTAATGACCGACCTGTTCTTGTTGACCGTCCAACATTTGACCTTCCAACATCCAGAGACAGAGATGCAACTGTTGTTATTGGAGGTAATGACAGACCTATTCTTGATCTCCCAACTTCCAGAGACAGAGACGCAACTGTTGTTATTGGAGGTAATGACAGACCACTTCTTGACCGTCCAACATCCAGAGATAGAGATGCAACTGTAGTCCTAGGAGGTAATGAAAGACCTGTTGTTCTTGACCGTCCAACATTTGACCTCCCAACGTCAAGAGACAGAGATGCAACCGTAGTTATTGGAGGTAATGACAGACCTCTTCTTGACCGTCCAACATCCAGAGATAGAGATGCAACTGTAGTCCTAGGAGGTAATGACAGACCTGTTGTTCTTGACCGTCCAACATTTGACCTCCCAACGTCAAGAGACAGAGATGCAACCGTAGTTGTCGGAGGTAATGACAGACCTCTTCTTGACCTTCCAACATCCAGAGACAGAGATGCAACCGTAGTTGCCAGAGGTAATGACAGACCTGTTGTTCTTGAACGTCCAACATTTGACCTCCCAACGTCAAGAGACAGAGATGCAACCGTAGTTATTGGAGGTAATGACAGAC CTCTTCTTGACCTTCCAACATCCAGAGATAGAGACGCAACCGTTGTCATTGGAGGTAATGATAGACCCCTTCTTGACCGTCCAACATCCAGAGATAGAGACGCAACTGTAGTCCTTGGAGGTAATGACAGAC CTGTTGTTCTTGACCGTCCAACATTTGACCTCCCAACATCCAGAGACAGAGATGCAACCGTAGTTGTCGGAGGCAATGACAGACCTCTTCTTGATCTTCCAACATCCAGAGATAGAGATGCAACTGTAGTTATTGGAGGTAATGACAGACCTCTTCTTGACCGTCCAACATCCAGAGATAGAGATGCAACTGTAGTCCTAGGAGGTAATGACAGACCTGTTGTTCTTGACCGTCCAACATTTGACCTCCCAACGTCAAGAGACAGAGATGCAACCGTAGTTGTCGGAGGTAATGACAGACCTCTTCTTGACCTTCCAACATCCAGAGATAGAGACGCAACCGTTGTCATTGGAGGTAATGATAGACCCCTTCTTGACCGTCCAACATCCAGAGATAGAGACGCAACTGTAGTCCTTGGAGGTAATGACAGACCTGTTCTTGACCGTCCAACATCCAGAGATAGAGATGCAACTGTAGTCCTTGGAGGTAATGACAGAC CTGTTCTTGACCGTCCAACATCCAGAGATAGAGATGCAACTGTAGTCCTTGGAGGTAATGACAGACCTGTTGTTCTTGACCGTCCAACATTTGAC CTTCCAACATCCAGAGATAGAGACGCAACCGTTGTCATTGGAGGTAATGATAGACCCCTTCTTGACCGTCCAACATCCAGAGATAGAGACGCAACTGTAGTCCTTGGAGGTAATGACAGACCTGTTCTTGACCGTCCAACATCCAGAGATAGAGATGCAACTGTAGTCCTTGGAGGTAATGACAGACCTGTTGTTCTTGACCGTCCAACATTTGACCTCCCAACATCCAGAGACAGAGATGCAACCGTAGTTGTCGGAGGCAATGACAGACCTCTTCTTGATCTTCCAACATCCAGAGATAGAGACGCAACTGTAGTCCTTGGAGGTAATGACACACCTGTTCTTGACCGTCCAACATCCAGAGATAGAGATGCAACTGTAGTCCTTGGAGGTAATGACAGACCTGTTGTTCTTGACCGTCCAACATTTGACCTCCCAACATCCAGAGACAGAGATGCAACTGTTGTTATTGGAGGTAATGATAGACCTCTTCTTGATCTTCCAACATCCAGAGATAGAGATGCAACTGTAGTCCTTGGAGGTAATGACAGACCTGTTGTTCTTGACCGTCCAACATTTGACCTACCAACATCCAGAGATAGAGACGCAACTGTTGTAATTAGTGGTAATGACAGACCTCTTTTTGAGCGCCCCACATCCAGAGATAGAGATGCTTCTGTTGTCCTAGATTTAggtaaaaatgttttaaataacattaaaaatggTGCTGACAAAACTGTCCAGGTTGTTGATAACGTTTTAAACCATGCAACCTCCAGAGACAGAGATTCTTCTGTAGTAATTGAACTTCCTGTATCAAAGGATAGAGATTCTTCAGTTATTCTTAACGGTCGCACGCTACCAACCACCAACATTGAAATAGATCCTGGATTCGCTGGCCCATTGAGAAATATATTGAGCATCAAGAAAGTACAGCCGGTAGATTGGCAAAAATGGTTGATTCAACAAAAACAAAAGAACAACATTGATATAACTGTTATTGAAAACTGGATCAATAACCAACATGAAGTATTAAAACTAGACCAAAGTATTATAGAGGCATGGATAATGCAACAACAAAACTCAAATCCAAGCTTTTTGTACAACTGGATGATTAGGAAACAGATACCCAATATGTTAAACGAAAACGGACCAATGGTAGAATCACCTTTGAATGGAAAAGGACCAATGATGGAACCAACTGGGAAATTAAATGTAGAAAAAGCAACTCCAGAAGTTTGGCAACGATGGGTAAtacaacaaaaacaacagaaCAACGTTGATTTAAATGTTATCGAAAACTGGATCAACCAGCAACACCAGGTATTAAAACAAGATGTAGGAGACTTGGAAGGATGGATCATCCAGCAACAAAGGATGAATCCTAGCTTTTTGTACAATTGGATAATCAGGAAAGAGGTTCCTCAAATTTCCTCCCAATGGTTTGTCCAAAGTAAAGAAGTTGAAGAACCTGAAGTTTCACAACTATACGTAAATGGACAAATGGTTGAAAGCGTAGAACCAAGTGTTTGGCAGCAATGGTTAATtgcacaaaaacaaaaatataacatcGATATAAGCGTTATAGAAAACTGGATAAATCAACAACACCAACAAATGAAGTTGGATGTTGGATACTTGGAAGGGTGGATCATGCAACAACAAAACGCCAATGCTAACTTCTTGGTCAACTGGATCATCAAAAGACAAGTTCCCAGTTTTTCATACCAATGGAAAATGGTACGCATGGTTTCACAACCACAAAATAGCGGCACTTTCCACGTTTGGATCAACAATAGAAGCGTAGAGAAAGTTTCCCCTGAGGTTTGGAAACAATGGGTCAGTGAACAACAAAGGAACGGCATGGATATGAGTCTTGTAGAGAGAAACATCAACCAATGGCACGAATCACTGAAGGTAGATCTTGCATATTTGGAAGCATGGGTAATGCAAGAACAACAAGCTGACTCCAAATTTTTGTATAGATGGACAGTCGAGAGAAAAATCCCCGCTATCTCTTACAAGTGGAAGATGGAAAGTCAGAGAGTACAACCTGTAGTCACAAGCAGCTCTTCACATACCTACACCTGGAAAGTACAAAAGCAAACACAACAGTAG
- the LOC126888447 gene encoding uncharacterized protein LOC126888447 isoform X32, translating into MKLKILISSFLLVGISQAALLGRQGILAQTANKLGLGNIISVNADAEANLLGNKVGVDGAVGIGGQGIGAHLSGDADVLGQKVNVHGDVLDGHAIDQHNHEVFRDNRGRQYTLQRQYIGSNSVLVRKYLDNGQIYVDGADQDNVLQHSQSGRVVISGNSGSNGGYMQQGGLLINRVPNINVIATSRDRDATVRIPLTGHLPNGIVELDPGFSGPWGNMKLDPGFAGPWRNMLLNIKRVSPLEWQEWLLEQKQRNRNLDLTLIEQWINQQHLLLKVDTAVIEGWIMQQQKSNPNFLYNWIINHQVPNLLGNMRLPGYIPDMRTWDGKMRLPTEQKVTPQVWQQWVIQQKQTNNVDLSAIENWIQQQQKTLNLNADSLEGWIMQQQQSNPSFLYNWTVKKQVPNLSVDFGKNILDQLKNGADKTVEVVNGVLRLPTSTNTDSVIPVDENGNIVLGGRPRDSSVVLDFGKNVLDQVKNGDDKTVEVINDVLTRPTSRDRDASVVLGGNDRPVLVDRPTFDLPTSRDRDATVVIGGNDRPILDLPTSRDRDATVVIGGNDRPLLDRPTSRDRDATVVLGGNERPVVLDRPTFDLPTSRDRDATVVIGGNDRPLLDLPTSRDRDATVVIGGNDRPLLDRPTSRDRDATVVLGGNDRPVVLDRPTFDLPTSRDRDATVVVGGNDRPLLDLPTSRDRDATVVIGGNDRPLLDRPTSRDRDATVVLGGNDRPVVLDRPTFDLPTSRDRDATVVVGGNDRPLLDLPTSRDRDATVVIGGNDRPLLDRPTSRDRDATVVLGGNDRPVLDRPTSRDRDATVVLGGNDRPVLDRPTSRDRDATVVLGGNDRPVVLDRPTFDLPTSRDRDATVVIGGNDRPLLDRPTSRDRDATVVLGGNDRPVLDRPTSRDRDATVVLGGNDRPVVLDRPTFDLPTSRDRDATVVVGGNDRPLLDLPTSRDRDATVVLGGNDTPVLDRPTSRDRDATVVLGGNDRPVVLDRPTFDLPTSRDRDATVVIGGNDRPLLDLPTSRDRDATVVLGGNDRPVVLDRPTFDLPTSRDRDATVVISGNDRPLFERPTSRDRDASVVLDLGKNVLNNIKNGADKTVQVVDNVLNHATSRDRDSSVVIELPVSKDRDSSVILNGRTLPTTNIEIDPGFAGPLRNILSIKKVQPVDWQKWLIQQKQKNNIDITVIENWINNQHEVLKLDQSIIEAWIMQQQNSNPSFLYNWMIRKQIPNMLNENGPMVESPLNGKGPMMEPTGKLNVEKATPEVWQRWVIQQKQQNNVDLNVIENWINQQHQVLKQDVGDLEGWIIQQQRMNPSFLYNWIIRKEVPQISSQWFVQSKEVEEPEVSQLYVNGQMVESVEPSVWQQWLIAQKQKYNIDISVIENWINQQHQQMKLDVGYLEGWIMQQQNANANFLVNWIIKRQVPSFSYQWKMVRMVSQPQNSGTFHVWINNRSVEKVSPEVWKQWVSEQQRNGMDMSLVERNINQWHESLKVDLAYLEAWVMQEQQADSKFLYRWTVERKIPAISYKWKMESQRVQPVVTSSSSHTYTWKVQKQTQQ; encoded by the exons aGACAACAGAGGCCGTCAATACACCCTTCAACGTCAGTACATCGGTTCCAACTCCGTCTTGGTCAGAAAATACTTGGACAATGGACAAATTTACGTCGATGGTGCAGACCAAGATAATGTATTGCAACATTCTCAGTCCGGTAGGGTTGTAATTAGCGGAAACAGTGGCTCCAATGGTGGATATATGCAACAAGGAGGACTCCTTATTAATCGAGTACCAAATATAAATGTTATTGCTACATCTAGAGATAGGGACGCAACAGTTCGTATACCACTTACAGGTCATTTACCAAATGGTATTGTAGAACTAGATCCCGGTTTCTCTGGACCATGGGGAAATATGAAACTAGATCCCGGTTTCGCAGGTCCATGGAGAAATATGCTTTTGAATATTAAGAGAGTATCACCTCTAGAGTGGCAAGAATGGCTGCTTGAACAAAAACAAAGGAACAGAAACCTTGATTTAACTCTTATTGAACAATGGATTAATCAACAACATTTATTATTGAAGGTAGACACTGCAGTTATAGAAGGATGGATCATGCAGCAACAAAAATCTAACCCTAACTTCTTGTATAACTGGATCATTAATCACCAGGTTCCTAATCTTTTAGGCAACATGAGGCTGCCAGGTTATATTCCAGACATGAGAACTTGGGACGGAAAAATGAGACTACCAACAGAGCAAAAAGTAACACCACAAGTTTGGCAACAGTGGGTAATTCAGCAAAAGCAAACGAACAACGTTGATTTATCTGCTATCGAAAACTGGATCCAGCAGCAACAAAAGACATTGAATCTGAATGCTGACTCTTTGGAGGGTTGGATTATGCAGCAACAACAGTCAAATCCTAGCTTTTTATACAACTGGACAGTCAAGAAACAGGTTCCTAACCTATCAGTTGACTTTGGTAAAAATATTCTAGATCAGCTTAAGAATGGCGCTGATAAGACAGTTGAAGTTGTTAATGGTGTTTTGAGACTTCCAACATCCACAAATACAGACTCAGTTATTCCAGTTGATGAGAATGGTAACATTGTTCTAGGCGGCCGTCCAAGAGACAGTTCTGTAGTGCTCGATTTTGGTAAAAATGTCTTAGATCAAGTAAAGAATGGTGATGATAAAACCGTCGAAGTTATCAACGATGTTTTAACACGCCCAACATCCAGAGATAGAGACGCATCTGTAGTCCTTGGAGGTAATGACCGACCTGTTCTTGTTGACCGTCCAACATTTGACCTTCCAACATCCAGAGACAGAGATGCAACTGTTGTTATTGGAGGTAATGACAGACCTATTCTTGATCTCCCAACTTCCAGAGACAGAGACGCAACTGTTGTTATTGGAGGTAATGACAGACCACTTCTTGACCGTCCAACATCCAGAGATAGAGATGCAACTGTAGTCCTAGGAGGTAATGAAAGACCTGTTGTTCTTGACCGTCCAACATTTGACCTCCCAACGTCAAGAGACAGAGATGCAACCGTAGTTATTGGAGGTAATGACAGAC CTCTTCTTGACCTTCCAACATCCAGAGATAGAGACGCAACCGTTGTCATTGGAGGTAATGATAGACCCCTTCTTGACCGTCCAACATCCAGAGATAGAGACGCAACTGTAGTCCTTGGAGGTAATGACAGAC CTGTTGTTCTTGACCGTCCAACATTTGACCTCCCAACATCCAGAGACAGAGATGCAACCGTAGTTGTCGGAGGCAATGACAGACCTCTTCTTGATCTTCCAACATCCAGAGATAGAGATGCAACTGTAGTTATTGGAGGTAATGACAGACCTCTTCTTGACCGTCCAACATCCAGAGATAGAGATGCAACTGTAGTCCTAGGAGGTAATGACAGACCTGTTGTTCTTGACCGTCCAACATTTGACCTCCCAACGTCAAGAGACAGAGATGCAACCGTAGTTGTCGGAGGTAATGACAGACCTCTTCTTGACCTTCCAACATCCAGAGATAGAGACGCAACCGTTGTCATTGGAGGTAATGATAGACCCCTTCTTGACCGTCCAACATCCAGAGATAGAGACGCAACTGTAGTCCTTGGAGGTAATGACAGACCTGTTCTTGACCGTCCAACATCCAGAGATAGAGATGCAACTGTAGTCCTTGGAGGTAATGACAGAC CTGTTCTTGACCGTCCAACATCCAGAGATAGAGATGCAACTGTAGTCCTTGGAGGTAATGACAGACCTGTTGTTCTTGACCGTCCAACATTTGAC CTTCCAACATCCAGAGATAGAGACGCAACCGTTGTCATTGGAGGTAATGATAGACCCCTTCTTGACCGTCCAACATCCAGAGATAGAGACGCAACTGTAGTCCTTGGAGGTAATGACAGACCTGTTCTTGACCGTCCAACATCCAGAGATAGAGATGCAACTGTAGTCCTTGGAGGTAATGACAGACCTGTTGTTCTTGACCGTCCAACATTTGACCTCCCAACATCCAGAGACAGAGATGCAACCGTAGTTGTCGGAGGCAATGACAGACCTCTTCTTGATCTTCCAACATCCAGAGATAGAGACGCAACTGTAGTCCTTGGAGGTAATGACACACCTGTTCTTGACCGTCCAACATCCAGAGATAGAGATGCAACTGTAGTCCTTGGAGGTAATGACAGACCTGTTGTTCTTGACCGTCCAACATTTGACCTCCCAACATCCAGAGACAGAGATGCAACTGTTGTTATTGGAGGTAATGATAGACCTCTTCTTGATCTTCCAACATCCAGAGATAGAGATGCAACTGTAGTCCTTGGAGGTAATGACAGACCTGTTGTTCTTGACCGTCCAACATTTGACCTACCAACATCCAGAGATAGAGACGCAACTGTTGTAATTAGTGGTAATGACAGACCTCTTTTTGAGCGCCCCACATCCAGAGATAGAGATGCTTCTGTTGTCCTAGATTTAggtaaaaatgttttaaataacattaaaaatggTGCTGACAAAACTGTCCAGGTTGTTGATAACGTTTTAAACCATGCAACCTCCAGAGACAGAGATTCTTCTGTAGTAATTGAACTTCCTGTATCAAAGGATAGAGATTCTTCAGTTATTCTTAACGGTCGCACGCTACCAACCACCAACATTGAAATAGATCCTGGATTCGCTGGCCCATTGAGAAATATATTGAGCATCAAGAAAGTACAGCCGGTAGATTGGCAAAAATGGTTGATTCAACAAAAACAAAAGAACAACATTGATATAACTGTTATTGAAAACTGGATCAATAACCAACATGAAGTATTAAAACTAGACCAAAGTATTATAGAGGCATGGATAATGCAACAACAAAACTCAAATCCAAGCTTTTTGTACAACTGGATGATTAGGAAACAGATACCCAATATGTTAAACGAAAACGGACCAATGGTAGAATCACCTTTGAATGGAAAAGGACCAATGATGGAACCAACTGGGAAATTAAATGTAGAAAAAGCAACTCCAGAAGTTTGGCAACGATGGGTAAtacaacaaaaacaacagaaCAACGTTGATTTAAATGTTATCGAAAACTGGATCAACCAGCAACACCAGGTATTAAAACAAGATGTAGGAGACTTGGAAGGATGGATCATCCAGCAACAAAGGATGAATCCTAGCTTTTTGTACAATTGGATAATCAGGAAAGAGGTTCCTCAAATTTCCTCCCAATGGTTTGTCCAAAGTAAAGAAGTTGAAGAACCTGAAGTTTCACAACTATACGTAAATGGACAAATGGTTGAAAGCGTAGAACCAAGTGTTTGGCAGCAATGGTTAATtgcacaaaaacaaaaatataacatcGATATAAGCGTTATAGAAAACTGGATAAATCAACAACACCAACAAATGAAGTTGGATGTTGGATACTTGGAAGGGTGGATCATGCAACAACAAAACGCCAATGCTAACTTCTTGGTCAACTGGATCATCAAAAGACAAGTTCCCAGTTTTTCATACCAATGGAAAATGGTACGCATGGTTTCACAACCACAAAATAGCGGCACTTTCCACGTTTGGATCAACAATAGAAGCGTAGAGAAAGTTTCCCCTGAGGTTTGGAAACAATGGGTCAGTGAACAACAAAGGAACGGCATGGATATGAGTCTTGTAGAGAGAAACATCAACCAATGGCACGAATCACTGAAGGTAGATCTTGCATATTTGGAAGCATGGGTAATGCAAGAACAACAAGCTGACTCCAAATTTTTGTATAGATGGACAGTCGAGAGAAAAATCCCCGCTATCTCTTACAAGTGGAAGATGGAAAGTCAGAGAGTACAACCTGTAGTCACAAGCAGCTCTTCACATACCTACACCTGGAAAGTACAAAAGCAAACACAACAGTAG